The following are encoded together in the Bos taurus isolate L1 Dominette 01449 registration number 42190680 breed Hereford chromosome 17, ARS-UCD2.0, whole genome shotgun sequence genome:
- the TMEM192 gene encoding transmembrane protein 192 isoform X2, with protein sequence MEDGSLDLIQSIEDDPLLDTQHLPHHSLHAHFRPRFHPLPTVIIANLLLLIHLVFVILAFLTGVLCSYPNPMEDKCPGNYTNPLKVQTVIILGKVILWILYFLLERYIQYHHCKVRNRGYNKIYRSTRHLKRLPLMIHSTVKIQKFNKAKPQPDVLEEEKIYAYSNNITSETGFRPLSSLEELVEKQGDIIVYLKRHNALLSQRLLAFSSSDLGSQPSGI encoded by the exons GGTTCCTTGGATCTTATCCAGAGTATTGAAGATGACCCTCTTCTGGACACCCAGCATCTTCCACATCACTCTTTACATGCTCATTTTAGGCCCAGATTCCACCCTCTTCCTACAGTCATCATAGCAAATCTTCTCTTGCTGATACAT CTTGTGTTTgttattttagcatttttaacAGGTGTGCTTTGTTCTTACCCCAATCCAATGGAGGACAAGTGCCCAGGAAACTATACCAACCCATTGAAAGTTCAGACAGTCATAATCCTTGGAAAAGTTATTTTGTGGATTCTGTATTTCCTTCTTGAACGATATATTCAGTATCACCATTGCAAAGTAAGAAACCGAGGCTATAACAAGATCTACCGGTCAACAAGACATCTGAAAAGACTTCCACTGATGATACACTCCACTG tgaaaattcaaaaatttaataAAGCCAAGCCACAGCCTGATGTACTTGAGGAAGAAAAAATCTATGCTTACTCCAACAATATTACCTCGGAGACTGGATTCAG GCCTCTCTCGAGCCTGGAGGAACTTGTGGAGAAGCAGGGAGACATCATAGTGTACTTGAAGCGGCACAACGCACTCCTCAGTCAGCGGCTGCTGGCCTTCTCGTCCTCTGACCTCGGCTCACAGCCAAGTGGGATTTGA
- the TMEM192 gene encoding transmembrane protein 192 isoform X1 codes for MEDGSLDLIQSIEDDPLLDTQHLPHHSLHAHFRPRFHPLPTVIIANLLLLIHLVFVILAFLTGVLCSYPNPMEDKCPGNYTNPLKVQTVIILGKVILWILYFLLERYIQYHHCKVRNRGYNKIYRSTRHLKRLPLMIHSTGSTALLLLLCLQHSFPEPSTWYLDLILATLALELICSLTCLLVYTVKIQKFNKAKPQPDVLEEEKIYAYSNNITSETGFRPLSSLEELVEKQGDIIVYLKRHNALLSQRLLAFSSSDLGSQPSGI; via the exons GGTTCCTTGGATCTTATCCAGAGTATTGAAGATGACCCTCTTCTGGACACCCAGCATCTTCCACATCACTCTTTACATGCTCATTTTAGGCCCAGATTCCACCCTCTTCCTACAGTCATCATAGCAAATCTTCTCTTGCTGATACAT CTTGTGTTTgttattttagcatttttaacAGGTGTGCTTTGTTCTTACCCCAATCCAATGGAGGACAAGTGCCCAGGAAACTATACCAACCCATTGAAAGTTCAGACAGTCATAATCCTTGGAAAAGTTATTTTGTGGATTCTGTATTTCCTTCTTGAACGATATATTCAGTATCACCATTGCAAAGTAAGAAACCGAGGCTATAACAAGATCTACCGGTCAACAAGACATCTGAAAAGACTTCCACTGATGATACACTCCACTG GCAGCACGGcactcctcctcctgctctgcctGCAGCACTCCTTCCCTGAGCCCAGCACGTGGTACCTGGACCTCATTTTGGCCACCCTGGCCCTGGAGCTGATCTGTTCCCTGACATGCCTGCTTGTGTACACAG tgaaaattcaaaaatttaataAAGCCAAGCCACAGCCTGATGTACTTGAGGAAGAAAAAATCTATGCTTACTCCAACAATATTACCTCGGAGACTGGATTCAG GCCTCTCTCGAGCCTGGAGGAACTTGTGGAGAAGCAGGGAGACATCATAGTGTACTTGAAGCGGCACAACGCACTCCTCAGTCAGCGGCTGCTGGCCTTCTCGTCCTCTGACCTCGGCTCACAGCCAAGTGGGATTTGA